Below is a window of Ahaetulla prasina isolate Xishuangbanna chromosome 1, ASM2864084v1, whole genome shotgun sequence DNA.
AGTTCAGGGTATCTGATTGAATGGAAATATTGGCTGAACAGCTATGGTAGTTTCCAAGTAACACAAATATGCAATCAAAAATAAGCAATCCAGTAACACTTACTCAGTACTGTGACAGTATTTGCACGTCATAATTGCTTATTAAATAGCTAAGAAACAGAACCATTTGGCTAGTGTCTGTATACTCCCATTGGCTCCTTCCAGGAATAGGAGGAATGGTGTATCTTCTACCCATGCTTATAAACCATTCCTAATGGTTGAACATGTTACTCAAATGTAGGATGATGGGGATGGTAGCAGGTTTCTAAACCATGAGTATATTTTGCAGTCCAAAGATGTTCACATGAAAAGCTTAAATGTTAGGCAAAACACATAAAAAGAGACTTGTCAGAAATGAGTACTGATATTGATAGTTTCCAAAATTATTGCTCACCTGCTCTGTCTTGTGTTGCTGTACCATGTTATAAATATAACTTAGACCCACTCTAGTTAATACGTAAGACGCTTGTTCATTTATAAGGGTATCCAAATGTGCTTCTATCTAAAATAAAGACAGTGAATTTTTTACTTATTGCAAAGTATTTACAATTATCATATGTATCATATGTAATGTATTAATTACAAAAACTGGTAATGAATTTGTGTAAGTTACATGCCTTGAGTCTATGGATATGTAAATTCAATCTCCCAGCTCGATGTTATGATGTTTTGAATTGTACTATTTTCCCCCCAAACATCCTATTCATGTTGCAATGGCATTTTGCACAAACTGACTAGTCAGAAAGTTAATTCCATAGTGAAAAGTTTTTTGGGTCCTGTGTTTGGAGATGAAGCAAACATCAATGAAGAATGCAcattctttaatttaaaaaaatgcaacaatATTGTTAAATTAACTGCCaaagaagaaataagaggaaTACATAAATGATAAATTGTATTTTTCACTAATGGACATAATCTTTATCAAAACCCATGCATGTTCAGCTTGTAATCTTACTTGTAAATGACTGCTATTTTTCAAAATGGATGAGTAGTATGTTTTTAGATTCAGTACTGAGAACACTTCATCAtatctattatttttaatatcacAACAGCCTCTGTTTGGATAGTATCTTAATTTAGTTAGCTAATTCTATTGTCTACATAAGTAGCTTCCTATCTTTGCATTTTGTCTGGCCTTGGAAACAACAATTAAAGTTAGGGAAGGGCAAACTCTTCTGTGCAGCCAACAACTGTTTTGAAATAACCCATGGCCAGATTGAAATATGCATGTTTTAGACAGTATATAGGACAAAATGTGGGTGTTTTGTTCTGGGTAAAAACTGAAATAGTTattggttaggggactggaggctaaaacgtatgaagaacggttgcaggaactgggtatgtctagtttaatgaaaagaaggactaggggagacatgatagcagtgttccaatatctcaggggctgccacaaagaagtgggagtcaagctattctccaaagcacctgagggtagaacaagaagcaatggggggaaactaatcaaggagagaagcaacttagaactaaggagaaatttcctgacagttagaacaatcgataagtggaacaacttgcctgcagaagttgtgaatgctccaacaccagaaatttttaagaaaatgttggtagccctgggcagggggttggactagaagacctccaaggtcccttccaactctgttgttgttattgttattgttattgttgttgttgttattattattattactttggtggtggtgggggagtggAGTAAGAGCAGGACAAAGGCAAGGCCCAATGTTTCCTTGCTGACATCATCAGGGGAGATCAAAATGATATTGGGAAGATTGGAGGGTAAAGAGGCTGGTGGGATTATCTGTGCCCAGATATCATTAGCAGCTGAGAGGAGACAGAGAAGGTGTAAAAGAGTACAGAGATAACTATCATTACATAAATATCTGCTTAGCTCTTTAAGAGACCatgaggttaaaaaaaacaaaaaacctcaagATTGCCCCCTAGATTCTCTTTAGTATAAGAAGGGAAAGAATCCTTCTCAGGCTTTTAAGAGAATGTTATTGTACCTTATTGTAAAGAATCAGGAAGATGACCTTAAGGAAAATGGGCAAGAAATGTTACATAATAGGCAAGAACTGttatataagcaaaaaaaaaaaaagtaggaataTTCTTTAAGTCTCAGGAAACAAGATGGAAGAATCTCAGGCAGACTTCTTCCTGATTCATTCCCTCTTTATTGAGGGAaagtatagtaacagaatctttaaAGCATAAAACATAATTGTGTTTTAAAGATTCGGTTACTATACTTTCCCTCAATAAAGTACAGCCTTACCCTCCCTTTGGAGTCTGATCTACCCCAAGGGCTGACACCTGACAAGTAAAGCAAGATGCCAATTGCTTATGTGATGTCTGCTTTCTGACGTTGCCTACTCAAAGGGTGGACAGGAGGGAAGACACTGGGAAGCCTGGAATACAGGAGACTGAAGAGCAATCATTTGGAAGAAGAACGGGAGGGGGGAGAGTGGAAGATGTGCCCTAATCTTGTGCTACTAATGTGAAATAACACCAGGATCCTTCTAGGTTTTGTTTCCAAATCTCCACTTCGTGTATTTGACGACAAAACATTTAATCAGAACTTTTAGGACATAGTGGTTCATTTGGTTtaatcatgattttaaaaaaaggaagaaaccatGGCGCTGCAAGCCAAAAACTTGTTTGCATCTCGGCTTAATAGGCTGCTAAAAATGTGATTTAGTAAAGTTAATTGTAGGATAGACATAACCAGATAAACTGTAATTCAACCATCTATTGCCAAACACAGCTCAATGATACCTGCTCCTCCCACCCATCTCATAGCTGGATCTAGAAAAATCTAGGAATTTCATCTAATTACaatgtaaaatgtttaaaaatcaaGAATCCATCTAGTAAATTATCCACTGGATAGCAACTGCAATTTATGTgcattgtcatttaaaaaaaacagcttgcAAATATGGCTCAGCTTTTTACGTTTCAGTACTTTGCTACATCGGGGTTCTTAACCCccattaatgatttttttttgtggCTGCCTGCACCAGAGTGTTTACTTTAAATATAAAGCTGTGAGGATACACACATTTAAGAAGATTGTGTTGTATTTATTCCCTGTTAATGGTTAATGGCAAAGAAAACATCAGAAGATTGACTTTGGACATTTACCTGGTATTGTAACATTTCTAGCCTTTTATCTGTGAATTCAaacagagccagcattgtcttcaTCATATGAAGTGAATTCACCATAAAGGTTGCCATGTCAGCAGACCCCAAGTTACTGGCAGACACAGTACACATCTGCAACAGAGGATCCAGCACACAAGACAGAACCTAGAAGAAAGCAGGAAGAGCATTATACTGACTCAGAGCAACCCTTGGGTATTTTCCCATTCTATTACTCCCCAAAAGAAGGAAGCTaatgctgggtgggtgggggaggcagaAAAGTTTGCGGGCCTTTGAATGCAGGAATCAGATCTTATAAATAAGCACTACCAGTCATTTGCTctcctaatttccacatttcaatcCAGTGTGTTTGCCAGCCACTTATGCAACCTCTTCTACATTTAGTCACGTTTTATTTGTTAATGTCAGAAAAGGATGTTGCATAGGAAAGTTGCGTAGGCATAGCCAGTCCAAAGCAGAAGTGATAAAAACATAGATAGCTGATGATGCTTGTTGGTGAGGCTTGCAGTGTCCAgctattggggggtggggggtggagcttGAGGGAAAGTTCAAGTTGCAAGAATGCAGTTTTAATGGTAAATGTTCAAAACAACTACCTACTCATTCAGCACAGAGACAACACAGCCCCACCCCCTTGGAAAATTCAACAAGCATCCACCAAGTTTGCCTTTTGAAGACAGCGGGCTTTCCCCGCTCTGAATGGAGTCAGTATGTTTCTTCCAAAACTTGAATACTGGATTATCATATGACTGACTTAATCTTATCACTTCTTGTTTTGAAGTGTTACACGAATCaccatggccattaagtgaatctgtggtTGTTGAGCAAATACTGAGACTGTTAAGCAGATCTATTGTTTGCTATGGGGTGTTTTGGCCAAAAAACTGAAATGCcaattttggccaaaaaaaacccctattaaatCACAGTGCTGAGGATAGCGGGATGCTGCAAACACCTATAAGTGCAGGCCTGCTGTCAAGCGCCCAAAATATGCTCATGACTGGGATGGGGCGATTGTAACTCTGGGACTGGGTTTTGAGTACCTTGGGGAGAGGGggtctgttgtaactctgaacagtcgctAAGTGACTGTAGCCCAATTTACAGAATTTAAATTTTAGAAAATGACAGTGTTAAACCAAATCTGCAAAATGTACTCCGAACAATTTTGAAGGCAGGctatttcttgaaaaaaaaaaaaagatcaaatatGTTATTAATTCTAGACATTCTATAATTTAGCTTTCAAAACGAGCTTAGAAAAGTTAGCATCCACCAACTAATTCCTGTTCTGTATTATTCTACCAAGAGATGGAATGGAGCCTGATCTCCTGGGTtacaggagaggagaggcttaTAGTTCTCGTCCTGAGTTTAGAGGACAGAGTATCATCGGAGTAGCCTGTTCTCTGCTTTTGTAGCCAGAtaggcaagcttggcatttaatTCAACTTAGTTTCTTGATCAGACTAACAAACACAGCCAAAGATTATAGAAAGGATTAACTACTATTACTGAACAAAGTTTAGGCAGTTTCCTTTTTTGAGAGAGAAGTAACATATAAAATTTGAAGTAGTGAAACAAACGCTGCCATCTTTTCCACATCCTTAGTGAAACGACTGGCGATTAGCAGGATTATGCTCATACACATAAGATGAAATGAACATTAATTTACTTGTCCAAAGTCTGTTTGACGAGTATCCAAAGGAATAACACAAGAGTCATGGGATGATAGTACTTCACGCAGCAGAGCAAGTGTTTGAGTCAGTGCAGGACTTGGACCAAGGTCTGCAGGTGGCAGTTCAACCTACAAAAGGAAGCAGAATATCTGAGTTCAGAAAATGTGTTTATATTGAAGCCTAGCTTACACAGAGGAATAGAACAGTAATCAAAAACTCCGCAAATAAATCTATTATGGTTTATTAGAACAATGTTCTCCAATCTGGTATCCTTTAAAAGATTTGGGCTTCAACTCTAATAATTTCTAGCTAACATCGCCTTTCAGTTTGGGAAGACCATGGGGTATATACAACATGAAAACTGTTACACATACTTGTCTAGTTACAATTTTTGTAATCTACTCCAATCCAAAGACTCTGGTGATCACCTAGACAAGTAAATAAGAAATCTTTAAGCAAacatgaaatccagaaggttccaGATTGGGGAAAAGAAATTACAACTTTCAATATGTCAGCAACAATCCTTCAAACTCCCGCCGCctactttgaaagaaaaaaatggaaaaaaggaagcTTTGTTGCCAATGACAGCCAATTAGATTCTGCCACACCTTCAAACAGCCCATCCCAAACTGCTCTTGCTATGGGTGCCACCTCTGTAAAAGTGGTAGCTAGAGTGTAGAAGCAAATTGGAGAACAGGATAGATCAGACTTGTGACTGACAAGTGTGCTGATTGACACAAGAAGCAGAGGTATGTAATGCAAAATAAATGAGTTTGGGAACACTTCTCGGTAAAGCACAGATCAGGTTTCCCAAATTATTGAGCAAAGGATTTGTTGGTGACTAAGACTCAGAAATGAAACCCTGAAGTCAGCCTTCATATATTTTGGCCTTATTTATTTAGCACAAGAGTATGTATGTAAACTGTTTTTCAACAGACCTTATCCAGCAGTTTACTCGCATGGAGACTCAAACTATTGAAGAATATCTTTTTGCTCAAAAGGTGCATCTCTTCTATCGTAGTTAACAGCATGGCTGCACTGTTTTCTATAATATTactgaaattgaaaataaaaagtaTGTGTGTGAGACAGGAAATAAGAGATTTTATTTGATTCAGGGATTAGCAGGTGCAACTATTCCATCTAggaagagactttttttttaaaaaggccatttatatttttaaaatgttatgccttgcaataaagaaaagttgTCTCTCCCCTCAGTTCTTCCTTTCTATATTTCTCAAGAGCCAGAAGGAAGTTCACCCTGGGAAAACTACTATGTCATCATGAAGCAAGACTATGACTGAAGCTAGGAGAGAGTTGCCAGGGTAAAAAAACACAACAAGCGGCACCATCTCCATTCCAAACTAAAGCAAAATCTGCTCACTTTTGAACAGATTTAAAGGACACTGAGACAAATGACAACCCACTCAGAAATTCATTAGGTAAAAAACAAAGTTCCTTTTCTcctcagaaaaaagaaaagtgggaTATAATCAGGGTAGAATTTCAGATCTGAACCAAAagggtgataatttttttttagaattttcttCCAAGTGCATGGTCtgcttccaccaccaccccacctggATCAACCAAGTGTGGATCAAGTGTAGATCCATTAATTGTGACGTAAATTGACCAACTGGCTTGTCACCCGAGCCTTATATAATAGGATAAgacagaatgattggcccaaagtcacccagatggctttcatgcctaaagcaggacttgaattcacagtccctgggtttctagcctggtgctttaaccactaagtCAAACAGCTCTCTAAAACTCTATCCTAAAAGTCTGTCTTATTCAGTGATACAGAAATACATTTTATACAGAAGGACTGCACCAGGTTCAGCTATAATCACCTGTTCAATTCGAACCtgaggaaacatttttaaaacgcGATGccttgcaataaagaaaagttgTCTCTCCCCTCAGTTCTTCCTTTCTATATTTCTCAAGAGCCAGAAGGAAGTTCACCCTGGGAAAACTACTATGTCATCATGAAGCAAGACTATGACTGAAGCTAGGAGAGAGTTGCCAgggtaaaaaaaacacaacaagcaGCACCATCTCCATTCCAAACTAAAGCAAAATCTGCTCACTTTTGAACAGATTTAAAGGACACTGAGACAAATGACAACCCACTCAGAAATTCATTAGGTAAAAAACAAAGTTCCTTTTCTcctcagaaaaaagaaaagtgggaTATAATCAGGGTAGAATTTCAGATCCGAACCAAAAgagtgataatttttttttagtattttcttCCAAGTGCATGGTCTGCTTCCACCCCCCCTCCCGCCTGGATCAACCAAGTGTGGATCAAGTGTAGATCCATTAATTGTGACATAAATTGACCAACTGGCTTGTCACCTGAGCCTTATATAATAGGATAagacagaatgactggcccaaagtcacccagatggctttcatgcctaaagcaggacttgaattcacagtccctgggtttctagcctggtgctttaaccactaagtCAAACAGCTCTCTAAAACTCCATCCTAAAAGTCTGTCTTGTTCAGTGATACAGAAATACATTTTATACCATTTGCTAAATTTATCAGTTGAGGCCTACTATTCTTCTCTTAGAGGCCTCTCctagaaggccaggaagaagctgTCTTTTCCCAAATCATACAGGCCTATCTCCAGTTCAATGGGAGATGGAAGTATAAGGCAACAGTGAAGTATTTAATGGGATTATCCAGTAAGGTTCCATAAAGTTTAATATTGTCACTGATACTGTTTAAAAATGATCAGAAAatgctaccgtatttttcagagtataagatgcacctttcccccccctaaaaaagggtgaaaatttgggtgcaacttatacaccaaatgtagccccgcccagcctctcaaacggaggtttcagaggctgaaaaagcaaggcgcagagctcacaactaatgaacctgttgctaaagttcacctctgggaacagctgattgggagtattccaggaggccgatccacctgtcaatcagctttttcttattttactccccaaaaactaaggtgcgtcttatagtccgaaaaatacagtaagtgctGATGGCATAAAGCTACATAACAAGAGAACATCTTTTCTCAATGCCAGATATTACATTGTAAAGCAGTATAGGGACATTGTGTTATACTACAACGCAACCCTGGAACACAGCCAGTTCCTCCCAAAACAATCTTTTAAAAGTTTGCTTACCTAATGGTGTGATGATAAAATTTGAGAAGATTACAAATTTTATACAGAAGGACTGCACCAGGTTCAGCTATAATCACCTGTTCAATTCGAACCtgaggaaacatttttaaaacatactGTTCAAATACACACTTCGTCTTCaagaaaataacaatatacagttTTAAGATTACAGTATTCCTTTTAAGGTTAGCAATCTCTGTAGGGATATATTCTGCACATTCATTATTCAATTTCATTTCACATAATAATGAGAGATGCAATCTCCttgggaaataaataataataataataataataataataataataataataataataataataataataataataataataataataataataataataaaaaagtttaataTTGTCACTGATACTGTTTAAATATGATCAGAAAatgctactgtattttttggagtataagatgcaccttttcccccctaaaagagggtgaaaatttgggtgcaacttatacaccaaatgtagccctgcccagcctgtcaaacagaggtttcagaggctgaaaaagcaaagcgcagagctcacaactaatgaacctgttgctaaagttcacctctgggaacagctgattgggagtattccaggaggccgatccacctgtcaatcagctttttcttattttactccccaaaaactaaggtgcgtcttatactccgctgcgtcttatagtccgaaaaatacagtaagtgctGATGGCATAAAGCTACATAACAAGAGAACATCTTTTCTCAATGCCAGATATTACATTGTAAAGCAGTATAGGGACATTGTGTTATACTACAACGCAACCCTGGAACACAGCCAGTTCCTCCCAAAACAATCTTTTAAAAGTTTGCTTACCTAATGGTGTGATGATAAAATTTGAGAAGATTGCAAATTTTATACAGAAGGACTGCACCAGGTTCAGCTATAATCACCTGTTCAATTCGAACCtgaggaaacatttttaaaacatactGTTCAAATACACACTTCGTCTTCaagaaaataacaatatacagttTTAAGATTACAGTATTCCTTTTAAGGTTAGCAATCTCTGTAGGGATATATTCTGCACATTCATTATTCAATTTCATTTCACATAATAATGAGAGATGCAATCTCCTTGGGAAATAAATAATCAACAAGGTTCCTTTTTATGCAAGTAAATATACTTTTATTTGTAAACTGCTTTTTCGTTCCTTGTTTCTTAACATATGGGGCCGATGCAGTTTTAATATCAAGGGCTTTCATAAAACCAAACATTTCACCTTGAGTGGCCGGCAAACCCCTTCTGTGATGTGCCCAACTATTTCTTGCATGTTTTCTCCCACTCCTGAAAATAAAAACAGTGTACATTAGGAATGTTAGTTCCTGTCATTTAGAAAGAAGAAATTCAGTTACTGTCTTTTCCCCCAAAACAGCGCTTCTCCTAAAGTGGCAAAAATTCCACATTCTTCCTGCAGCACTTAGCTTCACCCCATATGTAACTTTTAGGACAGAAAAATCCCAGATGAAATTCCTCTCCTCGGAATCCTGCCTCAGAAGATCCCAAACCTACAATTCTTGGCTTTCTACAATACCTTCTGTGGTTATGTGTTTCAAgagagcctccaggtgctctttttCAGAAGCAGTAGCCTGATGCAGCCAAGCCAACATGTCTCCCACATATCTAaagccaaaaaataataataatatcctatTAAAAATGAATCTTCCTATTCATGGTAATTAATGCTATACAATGTACAATGCCACAAGTAATGTACCTCAAAGGATCGTGTGAATGCATTTCAATAGGTCGAGGTGTTCCTCCTGGACCTCCTCTAGTAAGAGCATCTATAAAGCCCCGGACCACAGCACTTCTTCTGGCTGTTCCAAACTCATCAAGAGTATATCTATAAAGGGGGGGAAATATGCACTTACAAGTTACGGATATTTTAGTTGACCCTCCTTAGTGATCAAAGTGCCTTGTTTTATGGAAATGCAAGAATATTATGCTTAAAATTCCACTGCCTAGATAATTTATCAGCAGTTGCCCAATACCAACGTATTTTTAATGGCCGCCAAATCTGTGAAAACTTTGTTGTCATGCTTCAGCATGCAAAAAGAGACTTACATTTTACAacgtaaaaaaataaattatttattctgtTTCAACTATCATTTTCATTAGGATTCAATATAAGATGGGAAATTACAGAAATTACATAAACTAGAAAAGACAGGCATTCAGGCCACTATCAAACTGCTTGAAAACAAGTCAAATGATTTGTTTACTTGCTTTAAAGCAGTGGATAATAAGCCCACTGGAACAAGTTGTAACCATTATTTGTTCTAGCAATAGCCAGGACAATTCTGGAAGAACCATTTAAAAGAGCAAAGTATGCTATAAAAAGAGAaaggacttttaaaaattaatgtttaTATTAATAAACAACacaatttcacttttaatttaatattaattacatAATTCCAActgtaattatattttaattcagcAGAAAGCATCTATTGGAAAAAAACAAGCCAGTCTATATTTTGATTCAACATCAAAATACTAAGTGATTGCACTGTATGCGAATATTGCCTGATGCTTTATTGTTCTTGCAAAACGGATGAGGAGAACCAAAGGGGAAGTTACTGTAGTTTTGGTGAAAAAATCATTATCACTTTCTACCCTTTGGAATCCCGAAAAACCTGCACTTTTAATACTGGAATACATTCTATAGTATTAAAAATGAAGGGTTTCTTAAGAAGAAATGTCAACTGGGAACAAAAGTTAAGGAATATATCCAAGGGAAATTCATCTTCATTTCTAAGATGCCTAAGGAATATACCTATCACTTTCAGTGAGGTATGTATTTTAGTGAGGTATATTGTATCAAGATAAGGCAGCTGTTGACATGGTCGTGGTAGACATTCCAATATTGCCACCTTGTGGTAAATCTGAAATATATCTATATTCTTCTCACAAGATGTCAAAAAGAAAGACATCAATTGTATCACTCATaacatctaaataataaataatgcagagcacatcattaGACTTCTGGGCCATTTCTATGAATGCCTTTGTTGTGACCTATATAGACCCATAAAAAGTATCCCTAAATATAATGATATAAAGAAGAACCAAATGAAATCATTAGGAAGTAATCATATTAACTGCATTTGATtgttaattaaattgaattttaatacaAATTAATTACTCTTGACTTTTacacttctttcttctattttttggAATGTCACCTTTGTATGTGATCTACAGATAAAAAATCTTATTCATCCCAGCTTCCAGAGTGGGGGGGAAAGGCAGATCAATGTGCCTCTATGAATAGGGAAGACAATGTTGTGGCAAATACAAGTAGCCTGGCATTAAATCCAGAAGACTGCCCCCTTGTGCTCCAAAAGGTTGCTCCTCACAAGGAAGCCCACAggtacctcccctcccccccctcccccccatctgaTTGCCAGGAGCCATGGGATAGACAGCCACAGGTCAGCCTACATGGGTTTGCGCCCTCCACACTTTTTATAACACATTTGGAAGACAATGatctttttaagtttaaagtaacTTTGGAGCAGTAGAGTAATTAAACTATTCGGTGAATGTTCCTTTATCTTGGATTAAAGATAAGAGCAAAAAGGatttaaaaatactgtatttttcggagtataagatgcacttgagtataagacgcaccttagtttttggggaggaaaataagtaaAAAGCTGATTGActggtggatcagcctcccagaatacccccaatcagttgttcccagaggtCAATTTTAGCAAcatgttccttggttgtgagctctgtgcctttcttttttttttttgcttttttttcctgcctctgaaacttctgaaactctgtttcagaaaaaacttttttttctgcctctgaaagcctctgaaacagcttcagaaaaaaagcctctgaagctctgtctgggggcttcttttctgaagcttcttttctgatgcttttttcagcctctgaaacctcagtttgagaagctggacagggctatattcagagtataagatgcacccagattttcagcctcttttgtggggggggaaaggtgcatcttatactctgaaaaatacagtaattaaaaacGAAAAGCTTGCCAAAAGTTTAAACTAAGAAAGTTTAAAACAAAGGGGAGAGTTGAATCTGGAATTATTGAACAAAGTATTTTTGAAACAATTAAACACTGAATATGTATTTCTCTGGGAAAGAGTTCTGTTTGAATAGATTagctttgcaaaacaaaagataAGGAAAATTGCTAAAGCCCATCTGACTAAAGAACTATGGAATGTTGAATAGGACTAAAAGTTTAatgatctggagcaggggtgtcaaactcgatcacatcACGGGCCAGATTGTgacgtatcacaatgttttttgtctttgcagagccggggtgggcgtggcctgcgtgggCCATATCCAGCCTGCGAGACGCTAGTTGGACAGGCTTGATATggagacagagggagaaaagaaaaaagaaaaatatctttacTTTTATTTCCCCTTTCTCAATTGGAATGGCTCCTACTAGCAAAATAGTGAAACTTACAGAGATGACAGAACAAGGTATTGCACTTGAGACATTCCAAAGGATCTTTGAGAAACAGAGTTACAGCTACAGTACCAGCATCAGTAACTGCTTACATAAATGTATCATTTAAAAGAGATCTGAAAGAAGAGATGAAAAATAATTCTGAAGAATCTGCAAGACAACTGAGTGGAGAAGTGaaacaaattaaatttaaagtgaaaattttgaaaaataaagcagaaataatGGCAAGAGAATACAAATAT
It encodes the following:
- the COG6 gene encoding conserved oligomeric Golgi complex subunit 6 isoform X3, translating into MSNCCQDMTNHLKATKEQTQDLIVKTTKLQAESQRLELKAQIADAFIAEFQLSPEEMNVLRCTRDGPVTENFFKVLRRIKQIHNDVKILLRTSQQRSGLEIMEQMALLQETSYEQLYRWAQGECRALTQETCDVSPVLAQAMEALQDRPVLYKYTLDEFGTARRSAVVRGFIDALTRGGPGGTPRPIEMHSHDPLRYVGDMLAWLHQATASEKEHLEALLKHITTEGVGENMQEIVGHITEGVCRPLKVRIEQVIIAEPGAVLLYKICNLLKFYHHTISNIIENSAAMLLTTIEEMHLLSKKIFFNSLSLHASKLLDKVELPPADLGPSPALTQTLALLREVLSSHDSCVIPLDTRQTDFGQVLSCVLDPLLQMCTVSASNLGSADMATFMVNSLHMMKTMLALFEFTDKRLEMLQYQIEAHLDTLINEQASYVLTRVGLSYIYNMVQQHKTEQGPLANVPSMDSMSLKAAMVQFDRYLSAPDGLLMPQINFLLSTTVKQQIIKQSTELICHAYTELYAAVMNPANAYKDPETILYRSPHQVQSLLS